In Thunnus thynnus chromosome 13, fThuThy2.1, whole genome shotgun sequence, the following proteins share a genomic window:
- the LOC137195015 gene encoding olfactory receptor 1-like produces MSPEEKAATIFNATFVRPAKFYISGFSNIPHVKYYYVFLCFVYIMTVLGNVLLLSVIYLVETLHTPKYMIVSNLAVTDLCGSTALIPKLLDTFLFDNRYIVYEACLSYMFFVLFFASVQSWTLVTMAYDRFIAISFPLRYHIIVTKPTITAMLLFVWVFLLSLVAFTVGLIDRLSFCRSLVIKSFFCDHGPVYYLACNDTSLNNIMAYVAFIIILCIPLILIGITYVCIAIALSRIASGEERHKALKTCTSHLIIVAIFFLPLVGINIAAVASDIHPNARIINSSLTHTIPALLNPIVYSLKTEEVLNSVKKVFKRNKLHNTTSSRKVNSLSVLY; encoded by the coding sequence ATGAGTCCTGAAGAGAAAGCTGCCACCATATTTAATGCCACATTTGTTCGCCCTGCAAAATTCTATATTAGTGGATTTTCTAACATTCCTCATGTTAAGTATTACTATGtattcctgtgttttgtttatataatGACTGTTCTTGGGAatgttcttctcctctctgttatCTACCTGGTCGAGACTCTTCATACTCCTAAATACATGATTGTGTCCAACCTGGCTGTGACAGATTTGTGTGGCAGCACTGCTCTTATTCCAAAACTCttagacacatttttgtttgataacaggtACATTGTCTATGAGGCTTGCTTGAGTTAtatgttctttgttttattctttgcaAGTGTACAATCATGGACACTTGTCACTATGGCATATGACAGATTTATAGCAATTTCTTTTCCTTTAAGGTATCATATTATTGTGACTAAACCAACTATTACTGCAATGCTGCTGTTTGTATGGGTTTTTTTATTGAGTCTTGTAGCATTTACTGTTGGGCTTATTGATCGCCTGTCTTTCTGTAGATCTTTGGTGATAAAGAGCTTTTTCTGTGATCATGGACCAGTATATTATCTGGCCTGTAATGACACTTCTTTAAATAACATAATGGCATATGTTGCTTTCATTATAATCCTCTGTATTCCTCTTATACTAATAGGAATCACATATGTTTGCATTGCCATAGCACTGAGCAGGATTGCATCAGGAGAGGAGCGACACAAAGCTTTAAAAACTTGTACTTCTCACCTGATCATTGTGGCTATTTTCTTCCTACCACTTGTGGGCATCAACATAGCTGCAGTGGCCTCCGACATCCATCCTAACGCCAGGATAATAAACTCATCGTTGACACACACAATACCAGCTTTGCTTAATCCTATTGTGTACTCTTTAAAGACAGAAGAGGTGCTGAACTCTGTAAAGAAGGTTTTCAAAAGAAACAAGCTTCACAACACAACCTCATCCAGAAAGGTGAACTCTTTATCAGTGCTGTATTGA